From the Candidatus Zixiibacteriota bacterium genome, one window contains:
- the lon gene encoding endopeptidase La: protein MISVVDKPEKEATDTQVLSILPLRGTVVYPYLVVPLMIQDADQTRMLDETLMRGARIGLFLQKDLEQENPGPDDLHNVGTAGNILKMLRFPDGSVRFLIQGLSRIKIKKFVSSEPHLMAKVEELDEIVDQPVKTEALQRNLLEHIKSLTELAPYLTEEFHVSAINQDTPSKLTDFVASSLNIPLAEKQRLLCQLNVFRRMERLYQALNKELEVLALSRKIQAQAANELGKSQRDYILREQLKAIKKELGDGDDKSDVDEFEIKIASAGMPDHAEQVARKELDRLSHMAPSSAEYTVSRTYIDWLVTLPWSSSTDDKLDLKEAKKVLDEDHHDLEKVKDRILEHLAVRKLKSDVKGPILCFVGPPGVGKTSLGKSIARSMGRKFGRVSLGGMRDEAEIRGHRRTYIGAMPGRVIQLIKRCGSNNPVIMLDEVDKLGSDFRGDPSSALLEVLDPEQNDSFSDHYLELPFDLSKIMFITTANWLDPIPAVLRDRMEIIRLPGYTDIEKLAISRIHLIPKQLDNHGLSPLQLSISDKAVQAIIDGYTREAGLRNLEREIAAVSRKVARRVASGYKKKITVDDKAIGKLLGPKRFIREALARQGKIGVVPGLAYTAVGGELLFVEATSMPGKREMTLTGHLGDVMKESAHAALSFLRSNAAMFNIADELFNTREIHIHVPSGATPKDGPSAGIAMLVAVASLFTNRAVKPCLAMTGEITLRGQLLPIGGLKEKLLAAYRAGVETVLLPEENRKDSSELPPEIKKAVKLKFFAEALPAVKFALESATTKDSTPAARRKKKSRP, encoded by the coding sequence TTGATAAGTGTAGTAGACAAGCCGGAGAAAGAAGCAACGGATACGCAGGTGTTATCGATCCTGCCGCTGAGAGGCACCGTCGTATATCCATACCTGGTGGTCCCGTTGATGATCCAGGATGCCGACCAGACGCGCATGCTGGACGAAACACTTATGCGCGGCGCACGCATTGGGTTGTTTTTGCAGAAAGACCTGGAACAGGAAAACCCAGGACCGGATGACCTTCATAACGTCGGAACGGCCGGTAATATTCTCAAAATGCTGCGTTTCCCCGACGGCAGCGTGCGCTTTTTGATTCAGGGTCTCTCGCGCATAAAAATCAAGAAGTTCGTTTCTTCTGAGCCTCACCTCATGGCCAAGGTGGAAGAGCTTGACGAAATCGTCGATCAGCCGGTCAAGACCGAAGCGCTTCAGCGCAACCTTCTTGAACATATCAAGAGCCTGACGGAACTGGCGCCTTATCTGACCGAAGAGTTTCATGTTTCCGCGATCAATCAAGACACGCCCTCGAAGTTGACCGACTTCGTGGCTTCCAGCTTGAACATCCCGCTGGCTGAGAAACAACGGTTGCTGTGTCAGCTGAACGTGTTCAGGCGGATGGAACGACTTTATCAGGCTCTGAACAAGGAGTTGGAAGTTCTCGCTCTGTCGCGTAAGATCCAAGCTCAAGCGGCCAACGAACTGGGCAAATCGCAGCGTGACTACATTTTGCGCGAACAACTCAAGGCGATAAAAAAGGAGCTTGGCGACGGCGATGACAAGTCGGATGTCGATGAATTCGAGATCAAAATCGCCTCGGCCGGAATGCCCGACCATGCCGAGCAGGTGGCACGCAAAGAACTTGATCGGCTCTCACACATGGCCCCGTCATCGGCTGAGTACACGGTCTCGCGCACTTACATCGACTGGCTGGTCACCTTGCCCTGGAGCAGTAGCACCGATGACAAACTCGATCTGAAAGAGGCCAAGAAAGTGCTCGATGAGGATCACCACGACCTCGAAAAAGTCAAGGATCGCATCCTGGAGCATCTGGCCGTCCGTAAACTCAAGAGTGATGTAAAAGGACCTATCCTTTGTTTCGTGGGACCGCCCGGCGTCGGCAAGACTTCCCTGGGCAAATCGATCGCTCGGTCTATGGGGCGCAAGTTCGGTCGCGTGTCGCTTGGCGGCATGCGTGATGAGGCGGAGATTCGCGGTCACCGGCGCACCTATATCGGCGCCATGCCGGGCCGTGTAATTCAGTTGATCAAACGTTGCGGCTCCAACAACCCGGTTATAATGCTCGACGAGGTCGACAAGCTGGGCTCGGATTTCCGCGGCGACCCTTCTTCGGCCTTGCTTGAGGTGTTGGACCCGGAGCAAAACGATTCGTTCTCCGATCACTATCTCGAACTGCCGTTCGATCTTTCTAAGATCATGTTCATCACCACGGCCAACTGGCTCGATCCAATCCCGGCCGTGCTTCGTGATCGCATGGAGATCATACGCCTGCCGGGCTACACCGACATTGAGAAACTGGCTATCTCGCGGATTCACCTAATTCCTAAACAACTGGACAACCACGGTCTCAGTCCCTTGCAACTGAGCATTTCCGACAAAGCGGTTCAGGCAATCATCGACGGTTACACGCGTGAGGCCGGACTTCGCAATCTGGAACGCGAAATCGCCGCTGTGTCTCGCAAGGTGGCCCGTCGGGTGGCATCCGGCTACAAGAAAAAAATCACCGTCGACGACAAAGCGATCGGCAAGCTCCTGGGACCAAAACGGTTTATCCGTGAGGCCCTGGCCCGCCAGGGAAAAATAGGGGTCGTGCCGGGGCTGGCCTATACGGCGGTCGGTGGCGAATTACTGTTCGTAGAAGCCACGTCAATGCCCGGCAAGCGAGAGATGACTCTGACCGGGCATCTCGGCGACGTCATGAAAGAGTCGGCCCACGCCGCACTGTCCTTCCTGAGGTCCAACGCGGCCATGTTTAACATTGCCGATGAACTGTTCAACACTCGGGAGATTCACATCCATGTGCCGTCGGGCGCAACCCCCAAGGACGGACCATCGGCAGGGATTGCCATGTTGGTTGCGGTGGCTTCGCTTTTCACCAATCGAGCGGTCAAGCCATGTCTGGCCATGACCGGTGAGATCACACTGCGCGGGCAACTGTTGCCGATCGGTGGACTCAAAGAAAAACTCCTGGCCGCCTATCGAGCAGGTGTCGAAACAGTACTGCTGCCGGAAGAAAACCGCAAAGATTCATCGGAGTTGCCGCCGGAAATAAAAAAGGCTGTAAAACTTAAATTCTTCGCCGAAGCATTACCGGCTGTCAAGTTTGCATTGGAAAGTGCGACTACGAAAGACTCAACTCCCGCCGCCCGGCGCAAGAAAAAGAGTCGACCATAA
- the manB gene encoding phosphomannomutase/phosphoglucomutase (converts mannose-6-phosphate to mannose-1-phosphate; the resulting product is then converted to GDP-mannose by ManC which is then used in the synthesis of mannose-containing glycoconjugates that are important for mediating entry into host cells) translates to MHIDPSIFKAYDIRGTVPDQLNPEDAGHIGSALAGFLKPKSIAVGRDMRLSSDEIFEHFTRGINDAGVDVVDLGLCSTDGLYFAVGKFGYDAGVMITASHNPKEYNGLKICRKNAEPLSGQEGLQQILKIIQTTDEFKRSPSRGMMVRREIGEEYAEHCLSFIDPSVLKPYRIVIDAGNGMAGATLPPVLDQLPVIDVVPMYFDLDGSFPNHPASPIEVENLADLQKKVAQVDADFGVAFDGDADRVFLIDKFGTPLGGDVVTALVAKSLLSRTPDETILYNLICSRAVPELVTRLGGAPVRTRVGHAFIKPLMKQHNAIFGGEHSGHFYFRDNWFADSGLIAFLVCLELISKEDRPLHEMVKEIDPYFRSGEINSRVQSIPDKLEAVALAFSEGEADHEDGLTVQYDDFWFNLRPSNTEPLLRLNIEADNRKLLEETTTKLLEIIRV, encoded by the coding sequence GTGCATATCGATCCATCTATATTCAAAGCCTACGACATTCGAGGCACCGTTCCGGACCAGTTGAACCCTGAAGATGCCGGACACATCGGGAGCGCTCTGGCCGGTTTTCTGAAACCGAAGAGTATCGCCGTGGGGCGTGACATGCGCCTCTCGTCCGATGAGATATTCGAACACTTCACACGAGGCATCAACGATGCCGGAGTGGACGTGGTCGATCTGGGTCTTTGCTCCACCGATGGGCTCTATTTCGCCGTCGGTAAGTTCGGCTACGACGCCGGCGTGATGATCACGGCCAGCCACAATCCGAAAGAGTATAACGGCCTCAAGATATGTCGCAAGAATGCGGAACCACTCTCCGGACAGGAAGGTCTGCAACAGATTCTAAAAATCATCCAGACGACCGATGAATTCAAACGGTCACCGTCGCGGGGGATGATGGTGCGCCGGGAGATCGGCGAGGAGTACGCCGAGCACTGTCTGTCGTTCATCGATCCATCGGTACTGAAACCGTATCGAATCGTGATCGACGCCGGCAACGGCATGGCCGGTGCAACCCTGCCGCCGGTGTTGGATCAACTGCCGGTCATCGATGTCGTGCCAATGTACTTCGATCTCGACGGCAGTTTTCCAAACCATCCCGCTTCGCCTATCGAGGTTGAAAACCTTGCCGATTTGCAGAAAAAAGTCGCCCAGGTTGATGCCGATTTCGGAGTCGCCTTCGACGGCGACGCCGACCGTGTGTTTCTTATAGACAAATTCGGTACGCCACTCGGTGGTGATGTTGTTACCGCTCTGGTGGCCAAGTCACTTCTGTCCAGGACACCCGATGAGACCATTCTGTACAATCTGATCTGTTCTCGGGCGGTGCCTGAGCTGGTCACGCGGCTGGGCGGCGCACCTGTTCGCACGAGGGTAGGGCATGCTTTTATCAAACCCCTGATGAAACAACACAACGCCATTTTTGGTGGTGAACATTCAGGTCACTTTTATTTCCGCGATAACTGGTTTGCGGATTCCGGGCTGATTGCGTTCTTGGTTTGTCTGGAGTTGATTTCAAAAGAAGACCGGCCCCTGCATGAAATGGTCAAGGAGATCGATCCCTATTTTCGTTCCGGTGAAATCAACAGCCGGGTCCAGTCGATCCCGGACAAACTCGAAGCGGTGGCTCTGGCTTTTTCGGAGGGTGAAGCGGACCACGAAGACGGACTGACCGTTCAGTACGATGATTTCTGGTTCAACCTTCGCCCCTCCAACACCGAGCCGCTGTTGAGATTGAACATAGAGGCCGACAACCGGAAACTACTCGAAGAGACCACCACCAAGCTCCTCGAAATCATCAGGGTGTAA
- a CDS encoding YchF family ATPase, translated as MKLGIIGKPQCGKTTVFNAAAGQHEAVGDYSQASHRAIIKVPDERVDRLAELAQPDKMTYAEIEFLDAPGFTGEGKKGSELKVTNDLRDVDALIMVIDAFSPDADPEKYIQNLYDEMMLADQVVVENNLANKTKKMTLTGDKTIQTELDLLQKCLDLLEDDKALLHLESNDVEARFLRNYQFLSHKPILIMLNIAEEDLPKQNEIYNQYKHVIEPGKRELATLCGKLQMDLATLPPEEQQAFFEDMGVTSSAMDKVIHKSYALLGLISFLTTGKPDVRAWTITKGTIAHRAAGAIHTDIERGFIRAEVTPFDDYVAYKTPAALKAAGKTRLEGKDYIVQDGDVILFRFNV; from the coding sequence ATGAAACTGGGTATCATAGGCAAACCGCAGTGCGGCAAGACAACCGTTTTCAACGCCGCCGCCGGACAGCATGAGGCGGTCGGCGATTACTCGCAAGCGTCGCACCGCGCGATCATCAAAGTACCCGATGAACGGGTCGACCGGCTGGCCGAACTGGCGCAACCGGACAAGATGACCTACGCCGAAATCGAGTTCCTTGACGCCCCGGGCTTTACCGGAGAGGGGAAAAAGGGTTCTGAGTTGAAAGTCACCAACGACCTGCGCGATGTCGATGCGCTGATTATGGTGATCGATGCTTTTTCGCCTGATGCCGACCCCGAAAAGTATATCCAAAACCTCTATGACGAGATGATGCTGGCTGATCAAGTGGTGGTGGAAAACAATCTCGCCAACAAAACCAAGAAGATGACCCTCACCGGTGACAAGACAATTCAGACGGAGCTGGACCTGTTGCAAAAGTGTCTTGATTTGTTGGAGGACGACAAAGCGCTCCTGCACCTTGAGTCAAACGACGTCGAGGCTCGGTTTCTCCGCAATTACCAATTCCTGTCGCACAAGCCGATTCTGATAATGCTCAATATCGCCGAAGAAGACCTGCCCAAACAGAATGAGATTTACAATCAGTACAAACATGTGATCGAGCCGGGCAAGCGCGAACTGGCCACGCTCTGCGGCAAACTTCAGATGGACCTGGCCACACTCCCGCCCGAAGAGCAGCAAGCCTTCTTTGAGGACATGGGCGTGACATCATCGGCCATGGATAAGGTGATACACAAATCGTATGCGCTTTTGGGTCTGATTTCGTTTCTCACCACCGGCAAACCGGATGTGCGCGCCTGGACTATCACCAAAGGTACGATTGCGCACCGGGCAGCCGGGGCTATTCATACCGACATTGAGCGTGGTTTCATTCGCGCCGAAGTAACGCCGTTCGACGACTATGTAGCGTACAAAACTCCGGCCGCACTTAAAGCGGCCGGCAAAACAAGACTGGAAGGCAAAGACTACATCGTCCAGGACGGCGATGTGATTCTGTTTCGATTCAATGTCTGA
- a CDS encoding right-handed parallel beta-helix repeat-containing protein, translated as MRCHRLVIGLIAVTCMGAGALANTINVPGDSATIQAGIDGTADFDTVLVAPGTYAGVGNRDLDFDGKLIVLRSSGGPAVTTIDCGGSVSEPHQAIRFHNGEDSLARVHGFTMTNGWWYDDPWPDDGGIVQCSSSAPAIVNCVITGNTGNGIYAYHNMDGQYGSGVQIDSCVVSNNDGNGVVSAQGRAKLSRCEVSDNDSSGIVLMWQGTLNVSQSVVYRNGGGGCIANVYSPSDFIIDRTTVFGNNGHGVHFFHEAPKNGARDNTYSLNQTLVAFNNGAGIIADGLLDFSDVACCNSFGNSGDDWGQFSAFGPEDAFGNLSLDPLFCDTANDNISIDLLSPCASTHPLNDCALQIGAGSPVCENYTDSDGDGWVDEMDNCPGDFNPLQEDYDQDGLGDSCDPAAVWYVKADGTGDVPTIQVAIDSAADFDTVLCAAGTYTGNGNRDLDFLGKKIVLTSESGPSVTIIDCEGTGIDPHHGFHFHNGEDSLSRVRGLTITNSFWDYSWFGGGGAVICSMATPTIVGCEITGNTGNGINCRFGESSDPDSSVHLDSCSIYGNQGLGIVMSVASVSVQRSVVSQNDSGGIQAWGRSSLWMSEVLVDNNGQAGIELNISLGANFQITNSTIVSNAGDGINFYEDPPKDGESRGLKMLHNNVVAFNQGSGIEQGGVGIYWGVHCNNSYGNTLGDWPAWSTGLGSDTVGNISFDPLFCDTTFLTYQLDDLSPCAAGSPLNSCGTLIGAYDVVAGCNSPADTDSDGIADIMDNCPEVYNPDQTDIDLDGIGDLCDTTRVWYLKPDGSGDWPTIQVALDSSQHFDTIWCAAGTYTGDGNRDLDFGGTMVTLVSEDGPDVTTIDCEGTGPDPHQAFNFHSGEDSLSIVNGFTITGAFSSFSVYGSTGAVTCTLSAPAIVNCKITGNYGNAVWCNNNMFPELGGGLRLDSCFISNNNGHAVVAYVGNVNITHSEISYNDSGSVWVIWSGYLRMSECNVHHNWNSGVYIMLGSQGGCEVNNNTFIANSTGISYGWEAPKDGDEDRLALFSNNLCAFNYYRGVDCIGMPFADFACNNSFGNPGGDWPDVGFGPGDEFGNLSTDPLLCDTANQNYLLDALSPCAPGHVLNTCGSLIGAFWVQCSGALDSDLDLVADVNDNCPDDYNPLQIDSDHDGVGDSCDNIMAWYVLPDGSGAAPTIQAAVDIASERDTIICAPGTFTGDGNRDIDFGGKNVVVISENGPYATTIDCEGSVSEPHQAFYFHTNEDSTSVVEGFTITGAYTGSWPVVAAVLCYGGSPIIRDCRILNNDGPGYQCGNYGMAYLTDCEISGNAGDGVIGGSMVHPPTELFMSGTLVYDNEGHGIVAYSGLTGYIANCTVVENLNGGFHFEIDPPKTNPKLQADTLVITNCITAFNGSYGFSSQFWGGLVAYRCNDAFGNPVQDFNSSAFSGDENGNISFNPLFCDTTHITFELDDLSPCAAYSPLNSCGTLIGAYDVVPFCDSPADTDFDGIADIMDNCSTVANANQADSDGDGVGDACDASRVWYVKADGSGDAPTIQAAIDSASITDTVLVAAGTYTGDGNRDLDTQGKGITVISEGGPSVTLISVDGTFEEPHIGFWLTGGEDSTTIIDGFRIEGAVGDSVSWFLYGAVSCDSASPTIRNCEITNNYGPGLFTFDWFSRPRLIDCKITNNSDGVSIYGGRVELMRCEVSNNDSSGISVPYSGEIRLDSCLVQGNGRYGVYAYTMFDDLELYSSTIVGNETGLFWMWNFPKESKPSQDKDRYGNLIVSNCIFAFNEDKGVWADWSTYDTIVFCSNSFGNPGGNWDAGLPSPGDEWGNISADPLFCDAAGGNFSLAGESPCLPAGNSCNAQMGLYGQGCGDCCITRGDINHDGAPNIDISDLVYLVDYMFTGGPPPPCMEEGDVNGLGAIDISDLVYIVDYAFTGGPAPPPCGK; from the coding sequence ATGAGGTGTCACCGACTTGTTATAGGACTAATCGCAGTAACCTGCATGGGGGCCGGCGCTCTTGCCAACACCATCAATGTTCCGGGCGACTCAGCAACAATTCAGGCGGGTATCGACGGAACGGCCGACTTCGACACAGTCCTAGTCGCCCCCGGGACCTATGCCGGAGTGGGCAACCGCGATCTTGATTTCGACGGCAAACTGATTGTCCTGCGCTCCAGCGGGGGACCGGCGGTCACCACTATCGACTGCGGTGGATCGGTGTCGGAGCCGCATCAGGCTATCCGCTTTCACAACGGCGAGGATTCACTGGCCCGTGTACACGGGTTTACCATGACCAACGGCTGGTGGTACGACGATCCCTGGCCGGATGACGGCGGGATCGTGCAGTGTAGTTCTTCCGCCCCGGCTATCGTCAACTGTGTGATCACCGGCAACACCGGAAACGGGATTTATGCCTACCACAATATGGACGGACAGTACGGCTCCGGTGTGCAGATAGATAGCTGTGTTGTTTCCAACAACGACGGCAACGGCGTGGTATCTGCTCAGGGCCGCGCGAAACTCTCTCGGTGTGAGGTGTCCGACAACGACTCAAGCGGCATCGTGCTGATGTGGCAGGGAACCTTGAACGTTTCGCAATCGGTGGTATATCGCAACGGTGGCGGGGGATGCATAGCCAATGTGTACAGCCCCTCTGATTTCATCATTGACCGAACGACTGTGTTCGGCAACAACGGCCACGGCGTCCACTTCTTTCATGAAGCACCAAAAAACGGCGCCAGGGATAATACTTATTCGCTCAATCAGACATTGGTCGCGTTCAACAACGGTGCGGGTATTATCGCCGACGGCCTGCTCGACTTCAGTGACGTTGCGTGCTGCAATTCTTTCGGCAACTCAGGGGATGATTGGGGACAATTCTCGGCCTTCGGCCCGGAAGATGCTTTCGGAAACCTGTCGCTCGATCCGCTTTTCTGTGATACCGCCAACGACAACATCTCTATCGACCTTCTCTCGCCGTGCGCTTCAACGCACCCGCTCAACGATTGTGCCTTACAGATCGGCGCCGGCAGTCCGGTCTGTGAAAACTACACCGACAGTGACGGCGATGGTTGGGTGGATGAAATGGATAACTGCCCCGGTGACTTCAACCCCTTACAGGAAGATTACGATCAGGACGGACTTGGCGACTCCTGCGACCCGGCCGCCGTCTGGTATGTCAAAGCCGATGGTACAGGTGATGTGCCGACCATCCAGGTGGCCATTGATTCGGCTGCTGATTTCGACACAGTGTTGTGTGCAGCGGGCACCTATACCGGCAACGGCAACCGCGACCTGGATTTTCTCGGCAAGAAGATTGTGCTGACATCCGAGAGCGGACCATCGGTGACGATCATTGACTGTGAAGGGACCGGCATCGACCCACATCACGGATTTCATTTTCACAACGGCGAGGATTCACTATCACGGGTGCGTGGACTCACAATAACAAACAGCTTTTGGGATTACTCATGGTTCGGCGGCGGAGGCGCTGTTATCTGTTCTATGGCTACCCCGACCATCGTCGGTTGCGAAATAACCGGCAATACCGGCAACGGGATCAACTGCCGTTTTGGGGAATCCTCCGATCCTGATTCGTCGGTACACCTGGACAGTTGCAGTATCTATGGGAACCAGGGTCTTGGCATTGTCATGAGTGTGGCCTCGGTCAGTGTTCAGCGGTCGGTGGTTTCTCAGAACGATTCGGGCGGCATTCAGGCTTGGGGGCGCAGCTCTCTCTGGATGTCCGAGGTGCTGGTGGACAACAATGGGCAAGCGGGAATAGAACTGAACATCAGCCTGGGGGCGAATTTTCAGATCACCAACAGCACCATTGTGTCAAACGCTGGTGACGGTATCAACTTTTATGAGGATCCTCCCAAAGATGGAGAAAGCCGTGGATTGAAGATGCTCCACAACAACGTGGTAGCCTTCAACCAGGGCAGCGGTATAGAACAGGGTGGTGTGGGCATTTACTGGGGCGTCCATTGCAACAATTCGTATGGAAATACATTGGGTGATTGGCCGGCCTGGTCCACCGGACTGGGCAGTGACACGGTGGGGAATATCTCATTCGATCCTTTGTTCTGCGACACGACTTTTCTCACCTATCAACTTGATGACCTCTCTCCATGCGCCGCCGGCAGTCCGCTGAACTCATGCGGTACGCTGATCGGCGCCTACGATGTCGTGGCCGGGTGCAACTCCCCTGCCGACACTGACTCAGACGGTATCGCCGACATTATGGACAACTGTCCGGAAGTATACAATCCCGATCAAACCGATATCGACCTGGACGGCATCGGCGATCTGTGCGACACCACCCGGGTATGGTACCTCAAGCCGGATGGAAGCGGTGACTGGCCGACCATACAGGTTGCGTTGGACTCATCGCAACACTTCGACACCATTTGGTGCGCGGCGGGAACCTACACAGGGGACGGCAACCGCGACCTCGACTTCGGCGGTACAATGGTCACGCTTGTCTCCGAGGACGGTCCTGACGTAACCACAATCGACTGCGAAGGGACCGGCCCCGATCCACACCAGGCCTTCAACTTTCACAGCGGTGAGGATTCGCTGTCAATAGTAAACGGCTTCACCATCACCGGTGCATTCTCAAGCTTTAGTGTTTACGGCAGTACAGGAGCCGTCACCTGTACTCTCTCGGCCCCGGCGATAGTCAATTGCAAAATCACCGGCAACTACGGCAACGCGGTTTGGTGCAATAACAACATGTTCCCGGAACTGGGCGGCGGCCTGCGCCTGGACAGTTGTTTCATCTCAAACAACAATGGCCACGCTGTGGTCGCATACGTGGGAAATGTCAATATCACTCACTCGGAAATATCATACAACGACTCAGGTTCGGTATGGGTGATCTGGTCGGGATATCTCAGGATGTCCGAATGTAATGTCCACCACAACTGGAATTCGGGCGTGTACATCATGCTCGGTTCCCAGGGTGGTTGTGAGGTGAACAACAACACTTTTATCGCCAACAGCACCGGCATCTCATACGGCTGGGAAGCGCCCAAAGACGGCGATGAAGACAGGCTGGCATTGTTCTCCAATAACTTGTGCGCTTTCAACTACTATAGGGGGGTTGACTGTATCGGAATGCCCTTTGCCGATTTTGCCTGCAACAACTCTTTCGGAAACCCCGGCGGTGACTGGCCGGATGTCGGCTTCGGTCCCGGCGACGAGTTCGGAAACTTGTCCACCGATCCGCTGCTGTGCGACACGGCCAATCAAAACTATCTGCTCGATGCTCTGTCCCCGTGCGCGCCCGGTCATGTGCTGAACACGTGCGGCTCGCTCATCGGTGCCTTTTGGGTTCAGTGTTCCGGTGCTCTCGACAGCGACCTTGACCTGGTGGCCGATGTTAACGACAACTGTCCCGATGACTACAATCCTTTGCAGATAGATTCCGACCACGACGGCGTGGGGGATAGTTGTGATAACATTATGGCATGGTATGTCCTACCGGACGGTTCCGGCGCGGCGCCTACGATACAGGCGGCGGTCGATATTGCTTCCGAGCGGGATACTATTATCTGTGCGCCGGGCACCTTCACCGGCGACGGTAACCGTGACATTGATTTCGGCGGCAAGAACGTCGTTGTGATCTCCGAAAACGGCCCCTATGCAACCACTATTGACTGTGAGGGCAGCGTCTCGGAACCGCACCAGGCATTCTACTTCCACACCAATGAAGATTCGACTTCGGTGGTGGAGGGCTTCACGATTACGGGGGCATACACGGGTAGCTGGCCGGTGGTGGCGGCTGTTCTTTGTTATGGCGGCTCGCCGATTATTCGCGATTGTCGGATTCTCAACAACGACGGCCCCGGCTATCAGTGCGGCAACTACGGCATGGCCTACCTGACCGACTGCGAGATTTCGGGCAACGCGGGTGACGGTGTCATTGGAGGATCGATGGTCCACCCGCCGACCGAGCTGTTCATGTCGGGAACACTGGTCTACGACAATGAAGGACACGGCATCGTAGCCTACTCCGGACTCACCGGCTACATTGCCAATTGCACGGTTGTTGAAAACCTGAATGGCGGTTTCCACTTCGAGATAGACCCACCAAAAACCAATCCGAAACTCCAGGCCGACACTCTTGTCATCACCAATTGCATCACCGCTTTCAACGGTTCCTATGGTTTCTCATCGCAGTTTTGGGGTGGACTGGTGGCCTACCGATGTAACGATGCTTTCGGCAATCCTGTCCAGGATTTCAATTCGAGTGCATTCTCCGGCGACGAGAACGGCAACATCTCGTTCAACCCGCTATTCTGTGACACGACGCATATCACCTTCGAACTTGACGACCTCTCACCGTGCGCGGCATACAGCCCGCTCAATTCATGTGGGACACTGATCGGCGCATACGATGTCGTGCCTTTCTGCGACTCTCCCGCCGACACCGATTTCGACGGCATCGCCGACATCATGGACAACTGCTCGACTGTGGCCAACGCCAATCAGGCTGACTCCGACGGTGATGGTGTGGGTGATGCGTGCGACGCCAGTCGCGTGTGGTATGTCAAAGCGGACGGCAGCGGTGACGCTCCCACCATTCAGGCGGCGATTGACTCGGCCTCCATTACCGACACCGTACTGGTAGCGGCCGGAACTTACACGGGAGACGGCAACCGTGATCTGGACACTCAGGGAAAAGGGATCACAGTCATTTCAGAGGGCGGGCCGTCGGTGACGCTGATTTCCGTCGACGGTACGTTTGAAGAGCCGCACATCGGGTTCTGGCTTACCGGCGGCGAGGATTCAACCACCATTATTGACGGTTTCCGAATCGAAGGGGCTGTGGGCGATTCTGTTTCATGGTTCTTATACGGCGCCGTCTCTTGCGATTCAGCTTCCCCGACTATTCGCAACTGCGAAATCACCAACAATTACGGCCCCGGCCTGTTCACTTTTGACTGGTTCTCCAGACCTCGTCTGATAGACTGCAAGATAACCAACAACAGCGACGGAGTCTCCATCTATGGAGGCCGAGTGGAACTGATGCGTTGCGAGGTTTCAAACAACGACTCGTCCGGTATCTCGGTTCCGTACTCCGGTGAAATCCGGCTGGACAGTTGCCTGGTTCAGGGTAACGGTCGATATGGAGTGTACGCCTACACCATGTTCGATGATCTTGAGCTATATTCAAGCACCATAGTCGGCAATGAGACCGGCCTGTTTTGGATGTGGAACTTCCCAAAAGAAAGTAAACCGTCCCAGGACAAGGATCGTTACGGCAATCTCATTGTCTCCAATTGCATCTTTGCGTTCAATGAGGATAAGGGAGTCTGGGCCGACTGGAGTACGTATGACACAATTGTCTTTTGCAGCAACTCCTTCGGCAACCCCGGCGGAAACTGGGACGCCGGTCTGCCCTCGCCCGGCGACGAGTGGGGCAACATCTCAGCCGATCCATTGTTCTGCGATGCCGCCGGCGGAAACTTCAGCCTGGCCGGCGAGTCACCCTGCCTGCCGGCGGGCAATAGCTGCAACGCCCAGATGGGATTGTACGGACAGGGCTGTGGCGATTGTTGCATCACGCGCGGTGACATTAATCACGACGGCGCGCCGAATATTGACATATCGGATTTGGTCTATCTGGTCGACTACATGTTCACTGGCGGCCCGCCGCCACCTTGTATGGAAGAGGGTGATGTCAACGGCCTCGGCGCAATCGACATCAGCGACCTGGTTTACATTGTTGATTACGCCTTTACCGGTGGTCCCGCCCCCCCACCGTGCGGGAAGTAG